The following nucleotide sequence is from Paenarthrobacter ureafaciens.
CGAGGACGCGATCAAACCAGTTGAGGACCTTGTGCATAAGGTTCTGAGCGAGTCCATGGCCGCCGTGGCGACGGAGCTTCCGTTTCGGGAGCGTGAGCTTGGGATCGCCTTGCCTGATTCTAGGCATGCTCTTCGAGGGATGCTTCAAGAGGCAGTGATCACCAGCCGGGACGAGGTGGAGGTCTCGATCTCCGAACGGGGTACGGGCTTCCAGTCCGCGATGGTGCTCGGGATCCTTCGGTACGTGGCCTCTCGGAGCCAGCAGGCGGGTGGTAACGTGGTGTTCGCGATAGAGGAGCCTGAAGCCTTCCTCCATCCGCAGACGCAGCGGGCGATGGCAAAGATCCTACGGGACATCTCAGCAGGTGCGCAGCTGCTTGTGACTACCCACAGCCCCGTCTTGGTGGATTCATTCTCGGTTCGCCGCATCGTGCGGCTTCCGCTCAGTTCAGGTGGCACCACGTACACTGCGCGTCGTCAGGAGCTGTCAGAGGCGGAAGAGGGCCGGCTGACCAGGTACTGCGACGCAACAAATAGTGAGCTCGTCTTCGCCAACTCAGTTGTCCTTGTAGAAGGTCATGGTGACAAGCTCCTGATTGACCATCTTCTGGCTCGCATCACCGGCGGGGCGGGCGGCCATTACGCCATGGGTATCGCTGTCATCGAAGCGTCGGGCATTGACACGATCAAGCATCTCGTGGGTCTCGCGCAGTACTTCGGCGTGCGCGCCTACGTCATCACTGACAAAGACGGAGTGCACAAGCCAGGCGGCCAAGGCAAGCGAAAGTTGCTGGAGATCCTGAAAGCCAGAGATCCTGCTCCGTCCCAAAGTGAGATTCAGGCTTTGCACGGTTTGGCGGATACAACAGTATCGAACTTGAAGGATGCACTTGAGCAGCAGGCGAGTCTGAACCGCAGCCTTGCAATGTGGGATGCGTTCGTTCTGGCATCCGATCTTGAAGGCCTGCTGCTCGACACCATCGGTCAGAAGAAGCTCGCTGAGATGCTCGGACCAGCGGGCGAGAACGAGGTTGACCAGGCTGCGTCTGATAAATATGGGTCAGGGGTCACAGGCAAA
It contains:
- a CDS encoding ATP-dependent nuclease; protein product: MHIDRVDVERLLGFEKLSIELDPELQLIAGPNNAGKSSLLRVLETFFANPTGSDLLRLKPLHEYYVQGGPRMMSSVVVHFGGLAEAEQQLFADAVLKNGTFWIKISCSRGGKITYEASRKSTRASELYKAVLQSFSFVKIPSVRVSESGQGENDQSLVRLYETLEGVLVRSGGSRRSQLQKEFEDAIKPVEDLVHKVLSESMAAVATELPFRERELGIALPDSRHALRGMLQEAVITSRDEVEVSISERGTGFQSAMVLGILRYVASRSQQAGGNVVFAIEEPEAFLHPQTQRAMAKILRDISAGAQLLVTTHSPVLVDSFSVRRIVRLPLSSGGTTYTARRQELSEAEEGRLTRYCDATNSELVFANSVVLVEGHGDKLLIDHLLARITGGAGGHYAMGIAVIEASGIDTIKHLVGLAQYFGVRAYVITDKDGVHKPGGQGKRKLLEILKARDPAPSQSEIQALHGLADTTVSNLKDALEQQASLNRSLAMWDAFVLASDLEGLLLDTIGQKKLAEMLGPAGENEVDQAASDKYGSGVTGKEDLAAWLGSKGWNSTGKKSGKAKPHLPSALLREHLATRKNVPQAVKPLDDWLRTIVKDHERSPL